A genomic stretch from Carbonactinospora thermoautotrophica includes:
- a CDS encoding L,D-transpeptidase family protein produces the protein MPSTTRALLALATAAVMGVGLTGCDGSAAANPTTAATPTATHTPTFSPAVTPTLTPTSARTPTPAPLVLARGDRGVKVRELQARLRRAKVYALRVSGVYGAATERAVAAFQRAHDLPATGSVDVRTWALLRRLTPQPTRAELYPPAATGSARLDPRCRTGRVICISKSARRLYWVVDGEIRMSMSVRFGSAYQPTRNGEFRVYRKSRDHVSSLYHTPMPYAMFFSGGQAIHYSAGFARQGYAGTSHGCVNTRDRGKTAALFDTVRIGDKVVIYR, from the coding sequence GTGCCATCCACGACACGCGCGTTGCTCGCCCTGGCGACGGCGGCGGTCATGGGGGTGGGTCTGACCGGCTGCGACGGTTCCGCAGCGGCCAACCCGACCACTGCGGCCACGCCCACGGCGACCCATACGCCCACGTTCAGTCCCGCGGTGACGCCCACGCTCACCCCGACCTCTGCTCGGACCCCGACCCCCGCGCCGCTCGTGCTGGCACGCGGCGACCGGGGCGTGAAGGTACGCGAGCTCCAGGCCCGGCTGCGCCGCGCCAAGGTGTACGCCCTGCGAGTGAGCGGTGTCTACGGCGCCGCGACCGAGCGGGCGGTCGCGGCGTTCCAGCGCGCGCACGACCTGCCGGCCACAGGTTCGGTGGACGTCCGGACCTGGGCGCTGCTGCGCCGGCTCACGCCCCAGCCGACCCGGGCGGAGCTGTACCCGCCGGCCGCCACGGGCTCGGCGCGGCTCGACCCGCGTTGCCGCACCGGACGGGTGATCTGCATCAGCAAGAGCGCCAGGCGGCTGTACTGGGTCGTCGACGGCGAGATCCGCATGTCCATGTCGGTGCGGTTCGGCTCGGCTTACCAGCCCACCCGCAACGGCGAGTTCCGGGTGTACCGCAAGAGCCGCGACCACGTGTCGAGCCTGTACCACACGCCGATGCCGTACGCGATGTTCTTCAGTGGCGGCCAGGCGATCCACTACTCGGCGGGCTTCGCCCGGCAGGGGTACGCCGGCACGTCCCACGGGTGCGTCAACACCCGCGACCGGGGCAAGACCGCGGCGCTGTTCGACACCGTGCGCATCGGC
- a CDS encoding PucR family transcriptional regulator yields MPPTLGFLVSQPRLALRFADEENQREHAARPVERAWYTEDECTIPPARPGILVITTSQRGWAGDPDAADAYLRRMAALQVAGVALAVGARAPYQEVPRPLVEAAKRHGVPLLRLEYDAPWVLIDDVLREARAQEQRAELQEQLDHLVQMRRLVTRRDGAGRLIAWLARVLDASVVLADPVGSPLYASSAEARQRVGALAEEIERLSAKGGVRAAASLDLGGCAALLHPVGEEVVRAVLVIVREAGFSDRRTDLVREAVDLLSLRLELEHAGRLQDVDGRLREVVLQLLMNGAVGPAQRVAKNLPPGLPEGAIRVYVVQCPPGGRERAATLCERVILRAREHAWLVRCPAYPNHLIVFTAAGGTLDATLPEAITHVPGCYVGGSDVTELNRTADAYRQAFDALQTARRVPERWALNQNPVRLAALLEAGPARAWAAAVLQPLLARADHSHLVETLRLWLDFRSRAARILGVHHGTVRDRVQRVERILGRDLQTTAARAELWLALQVLAHSPAVLATPGEPAGRTRPPSLEALLGNEITRRWAARLLEPLLGDRSKLETLRVWLDHNGQDRRAAETLGVHSNTVRWRLRRVEEALDRALEGPSRYEVYFALRIHGVR; encoded by the coding sequence ATGCCACCCACCCTGGGTTTCCTGGTGAGCCAGCCCCGGCTCGCGCTACGGTTCGCCGACGAGGAGAACCAGAGGGAACACGCCGCCCGCCCGGTCGAGCGGGCGTGGTACACCGAGGACGAGTGCACGATCCCTCCGGCACGGCCGGGCATCCTGGTGATCACCACGTCCCAGCGCGGATGGGCCGGCGATCCCGACGCGGCGGACGCGTACCTGCGGCGCATGGCCGCGCTCCAGGTGGCGGGGGTGGCGCTCGCGGTCGGGGCGCGGGCCCCGTACCAGGAGGTGCCGCGCCCCCTGGTCGAGGCGGCCAAACGGCACGGCGTGCCGCTGTTACGCCTGGAGTACGACGCCCCGTGGGTGCTGATCGACGACGTCCTGCGCGAGGCGCGCGCGCAGGAGCAACGCGCCGAGCTGCAGGAGCAGCTCGACCACCTGGTGCAGATGCGGCGGCTGGTGACCAGGCGGGACGGCGCTGGCCGGCTCATCGCCTGGCTGGCGCGCGTGCTGGACGCGTCCGTCGTGCTGGCCGACCCGGTCGGGTCGCCGCTGTACGCCTCCTCGGCCGAGGCCAGGCAGCGGGTCGGCGCGCTGGCCGAGGAGATCGAACGGTTGTCCGCGAAGGGCGGGGTGCGCGCGGCCGCCTCGCTCGACCTCGGCGGGTGCGCGGCGCTCCTGCACCCGGTGGGTGAGGAGGTCGTGCGGGCGGTCCTGGTCATCGTCCGCGAGGCCGGCTTCAGCGACCGGCGTACGGACCTGGTGCGCGAGGCGGTGGACCTGCTCTCGCTGCGGCTGGAGCTGGAGCACGCGGGCCGGTTGCAGGACGTCGACGGCAGGCTCCGCGAGGTGGTGCTGCAGCTGCTGATGAACGGCGCCGTCGGCCCCGCCCAGCGGGTGGCCAAGAACCTGCCTCCCGGCCTGCCGGAGGGGGCGATCCGGGTGTACGTGGTGCAGTGCCCGCCCGGCGGGCGGGAGCGGGCCGCCACCCTCTGCGAGCGAGTGATACTGCGTGCCCGGGAGCACGCCTGGCTGGTCCGGTGCCCCGCGTACCCGAACCACCTGATCGTGTTCACCGCCGCCGGCGGCACCCTTGACGCGACCCTGCCGGAGGCGATCACGCACGTGCCCGGCTGCTACGTGGGCGGCAGCGACGTGACGGAGCTGAACCGGACCGCCGACGCGTACCGGCAGGCGTTCGACGCGTTGCAGACCGCCCGGCGGGTACCCGAGCGGTGGGCGCTGAACCAGAACCCGGTACGCCTGGCGGCCCTGCTGGAGGCCGGTCCCGCGCGCGCCTGGGCGGCGGCGGTGCTGCAGCCCCTGCTCGCGCGCGCCGACCACAGCCACCTGGTGGAGACCCTGCGGCTGTGGCTCGACTTCCGCAGCCGGGCGGCCCGCATCCTGGGGGTCCACCACGGCACGGTCAGGGACCGTGTCCAACGGGTGGAGCGGATCCTCGGGCGCGACCTGCAGACCACCGCCGCGCGTGCCGAGCTGTGGCTCGCCCTGCAGGTGCTGGCGCACTCGCCCGCGGTCCTGGCGACGCCCGGGGAGCCGGCCGGCCGAACCCGCCCGCCGTCCCTGGAAGCGCTGCTGGGCAACGAGATCACGCGCCGCTGGGCGGCCAGGCTGTTGGAACCGCTGCTGGGGGACCGGAGCAAGCTCGAGACGCTGCGCGTCTGGCTGGACCACAACGGCCAGGACCGGCGCGCCGCGGAGACGCTCGGCGTGCACTCCAACACCGTGCGCTGGCGCCTGCGCCGCGTCGAAGAGGCGCTGGACCGGGCGTTGGAGGGGCCCAGCCGGTACGAGGTGTACTTCGCCCTGCGGATCCACGGGGTCCGCTGA
- a CDS encoding putative RNA methyltransferase produces MLEDVVRFLICPYCAAGLALAERTLRCRAGHTFDVARQGYVNLLPGGSRPAGSGDTAAMVAAREAFLAKGHYAPLARCVAQHASAGEIADDGCVVDVGAGTGYHLAEVLARLPARDGRAPAGVALDISKYALRRAARAHPRIGAVACDAWTGLPVRSGCAYLVLNVFAPRNGAELRRVLRDQGRLVVVTPTARHLAELVPRLGLLNVDERKEERVAEKLSPYFDLVDRHRLEYGMRLTHGDVRALVAMGPSAWHTDPQATWARLAELPEPFEVTASVTVAEYRGKR; encoded by the coding sequence ATGCTCGAAGACGTCGTACGGTTCCTGATCTGCCCGTACTGCGCAGCGGGTCTGGCCCTGGCCGAGCGCACGCTGCGGTGCCGGGCCGGCCACACGTTCGACGTCGCCCGGCAGGGGTACGTGAACCTGCTGCCGGGCGGTTCCCGGCCAGCCGGGTCGGGTGACACGGCGGCCATGGTCGCGGCCCGGGAAGCCTTTCTCGCCAAGGGCCACTACGCGCCGCTGGCCCGGTGCGTCGCGCAGCACGCGTCCGCCGGGGAGATCGCGGACGACGGCTGCGTGGTCGACGTGGGAGCCGGAACCGGCTACCACCTGGCCGAGGTGCTGGCCCGCCTGCCGGCGCGGGACGGGCGGGCCCCGGCGGGAGTGGCCCTGGACATCTCGAAGTACGCGCTGCGGCGGGCGGCCCGCGCGCATCCCCGGATCGGCGCGGTGGCGTGCGACGCGTGGACGGGCCTGCCCGTGCGGTCCGGCTGCGCGTACCTGGTGCTGAACGTCTTCGCGCCCAGGAACGGCGCTGAGCTGCGTCGTGTGCTGCGTGATCAGGGCCGGCTCGTCGTGGTGACGCCGACCGCCCGCCACCTCGCCGAACTGGTCCCGCGGCTCGGCCTGCTGAACGTGGACGAGCGCAAGGAGGAGCGGGTCGCGGAGAAGCTCAGCCCGTACTTCGACCTGGTCGACCGGCACCGGCTCGAGTACGGGATGCGGTTGACCCATGGGGACGTGCGGGCGCTCGTCGCGATGGGGCCGAGCGCGTGGCACACGGACCCGCAGGCGACGTGGGCGCGCCTCGCGGAGCTTCCGGAACCCTTCGAGGTGACCGCGTCGGTCACGGTGGCGGAATACCGGGGCAAGCGGTAG